The genomic interval AGAATTCGGTGTCGGGAAAATTGAGGATTTTACCCAGCATCAGTTGATTGATCTGTACGCATGTGCAGAATGCGGACGATGCACAAATATGTGCCCAGCTTCAGGAACTGGAAAAACGTTATCTCCGATGGAGCTTATTATTAAAATGAGGAACCATTTAACAGAAAAGGGAGCTGCGGTTACTTCCAGACAGCCATGGATGCCTGCATTTGCTTTTAAAAACACAAGAGGCAATCAATTAGCATTGGTGAGTAGTGCTTTTCAGGAAGTATCAGCAACGATCGAAAGTGAGAGTTTAATAGGAGATGTAGTGACAGAAGAAGAGATTTGGGCATGTACGACGTGCCGAAACTGTGAAGACCAATGTCCCGTGATGAATGAGCATGTGGATAAAATCATAGATTTGCGCCGTTACCTTGTCTTAACAGAAGGAAAAATGAATCCTGATGCACAACGTGCGATGACGAATATTGAACGTCAAGGAAATCCATGGGGGATTAACCGTAAGGAACGTATCAATTGGCGCAATGATGTAGAGGATGTGACGATTCCAACGGCAAAAGAATTGAAAAAAACAGGTGAAGAGTTTGATTATCTGTTCTTTGTTGGATCGATGGGATCTTATGATAATCGAAGTCAAAAGCTTACTCAATCCTTTACTCGTCTTTTAAATAAAGCTGGGGTGAAGGTAGCGATCCTTGGAAATGAAGAAAAGAACTCTGGAGATACACCGCGCCGTCTTGGAAATGAGTTTTTATTCCAAGAGTTAGTAAATGCAAATATTGAAACATTTAAAAAGTATCATGTAAAAAAAATAGTTACGATGGATCCTCATGCTTTTAACACATTAAAAAATGAATACCCTGAATTTGGTTTAGAAGCAGAGGTTTATCATCATACAGAATTACTAGAAACATTAATCAAAGAAGGAAAGATCATTCCAAATAAAAAGGTAGAAGAAGTAATTACGTACCATGATTCCTGTTACTTAGGACGCTACAATAATGTGTATGATGCACCACGAGAAATTCTAAAAGCGATTCCAGGTGTGAAAATTGTAGAGCCTGAGCGGAAACGTGAGAATGTGATGTGCTGCGGTGCTGGCGGAGGATTAATGTGGATGGAAGAAGATAAGGGAACACGTATCAATGTTTCAAGAACCGAGCAGCTTCTTGAAACAAATCCAACCATCATCAGTACAGGGTGCCCATACTGTTTAACCATGATCAGTGATGGCACAAAAGCAAAGGAAGTAGAAGAAAAAGTACAAACATTAGATGTTGTTGAAATTCTTGAGAAGTCAGTAATCTAAATAGCTTTACCTAGGACCGTGACGTATAAAAACAACAACAAGATTGGAATGAAAAAGGAATAGAAAAGAGTTTATAAACCAATAGAGAAAAAACCATCGCTCTTCACTGCCTTAATCCTATTTGTTTTTTCACTTTTACTGAGTACAAATTAAGTTTAATAATGAATCGAAAATAATAGATGTA from Metabacillus sediminilitoris carries:
- a CDS encoding (Fe-S)-binding protein, with amino-acid sequence MLSLLNLLAFLAVAGYAIYLFVNLVYTRYLFIKLGKKAEFEPNLKERFNLILVNGFGQSKLFKDKKSGLMHVILFYTFFIIQVGLIELIIKGFIKGYEFPFGEAHKYFSLLQEWATFLMLLAVVYGFYRRYGEKIKRLQWKRDGKAAFVYIALSILTLSILVTLGFETVMLNHEPNLVYAPFSGAVALLFSGIGTTAGTVMFYGFWWVHMLTVFTFMVFVPQSKQFHELFAMVNIFFKKSGPVGKLKKIDFEDETAEEFGVGKIEDFTQHQLIDLYACAECGRCTNMCPASGTGKTLSPMELIIKMRNHLTEKGAAVTSRQPWMPAFAFKNTRGNQLALVSSAFQEVSATIESESLIGDVVTEEEIWACTTCRNCEDQCPVMNEHVDKIIDLRRYLVLTEGKMNPDAQRAMTNIERQGNPWGINRKERINWRNDVEDVTIPTAKELKKTGEEFDYLFFVGSMGSYDNRSQKLTQSFTRLLNKAGVKVAILGNEEKNSGDTPRRLGNEFLFQELVNANIETFKKYHVKKIVTMDPHAFNTLKNEYPEFGLEAEVYHHTELLETLIKEGKIIPNKKVEEVITYHDSCYLGRYNNVYDAPREILKAIPGVKIVEPERKRENVMCCGAGGGLMWMEEDKGTRINVSRTEQLLETNPTIISTGCPYCLTMISDGTKAKEVEEKVQTLDVVEILEKSVI